One region of Eubalaena glacialis isolate mEubGla1 chromosome 6, mEubGla1.1.hap2.+ XY, whole genome shotgun sequence genomic DNA includes:
- the SLX9 gene encoding ribosome biogenesis protein SLX9 homolog isoform X3, translated as MGKVRGLRSRVHKAAVRPTGEAAPGPAPPAREAASLQASAGGVGGKEWAFMNASVFAGTTIDPSALVQKLDVDARSIASVRRGAKAKAVLPKKEKLKLRRERWLQKIEATRLAEQKRTAARRRRATVVVGDLQPLRDALPELLELQTAGQRSSQLTAGTYVCVLTQLGKQASRWSSSPEVPPRAARAGVLFQPRHLCGHVGSGQCALSCSWSWQEGLCPLSTRLGRAARARPDAWKTPLGRVLTCPEARARVLPLLAPATVLPPRYAWPHLALGPRGDSWVCVHTSVPSAVGSLLTLC; from the exons ATGGGGAAAGTGAGGGGGCTGCGGTCCCGGGTGCACAAGGCTGCCGTGAGGCCCACGGGGGAGGCCGCGCCCGGCCCCGCGCCGCCCGCCCGGGAGGCGGCCTCTCTGCAGGCCTCGGCTGGCGGAGTCGGGGGGAAG GAGTGGGCTTTCATGAATGCCAGTGTGTTTGCCGGGACCACGATAGACCCCAGCGCCTTGGTGCAGAAGCTGGACGTGGACGCGAGGAGCATCGCCTCCGTCAGGAGAG GTGCCAAGGCCAAGGCTGTTTTGCCCAAGAAGGAGAAGCTGAAGCTGAGGCGCGAGAGGTGGCTGCAGA AGATCGAAGCCACGAGGCTGGCAGAGCAGAAGCGCACGGCGGCGCGGAGGCGCAGGGCCACGGTGGTGGTGGGGGACCTGCAGCCCCTGAGGGACGCCCTGCCCGAGCTGCTGGAGCTGCAGACGGCTGGCCAGCG GTCCTCTCAGCTGACAGCAGGGACGTACGTGTGTGTCCTGACCCAG TTGGGGAAACAGGCTTCGAGATGGAGCAGCTCCCCTGAGGTTcctcccagggcagccagggctggggtccTCTTCCAGCCCAGGCACCTCTGCGGACATGTGGGCAGCGGGCAGTGTGCTCTGAGCTGCAGTTGGTCCTGGCAGGAAGGTCTCTGCCCATTGTCTACCCGACTCGGCCGTGCAGCCAGAGCCAGGCCTGACGCC TGGAAAACGCCACTGGGGAGGGTCCTGACGTGCCCTGAGGCTCGGGCGAGGGTCCTGCCCCTCCTCGCCCCCGCCACTGTGCTTCCACCGCGCTATGCTTGGCCACACCTGGCCCTTGGGCCCCGAGGGGACTCCTGGGTATGTGTTCACACCTCGGTGCCCTCGGCCGTGGGAAGCCTTCTTACCTTGTGCTAG
- the SLX9 gene encoding ribosome biogenesis protein SLX9 homolog isoform X1: MGKVRGLRSRVHKAAVRPTGEAAPGPAPPAREAASLQASAGGVGGKEWAFMNASVFAGTTIDPSALVQKLDVDARSIASVRRGAKAKAVLPKKEKLKLRRERWLQKIEATRLAEQKRTAARRRRATVVVGDLQPLRDALPELLELQTAGQRSSQLTAGTYVCVLTQVCSCEIRGTVCKSILTSHADRKSGVPKTTLRFDDSHRRPLHSVTVYYGEGIQIKISQGGRPWGGPGSVPVFPPCGGGTEVLPRTCGDAHQSPALGGVGEQAGRLCLWSLHSIPVAFWPSDAWLGAPSPIHKVGVPMSSALSFSAPRAGPALGCLLHGVFGLFCAFTRAGFPGAGRRRCPSGQLTPGVPVKSSRLHEWPS, encoded by the exons ATGGGGAAAGTGAGGGGGCTGCGGTCCCGGGTGCACAAGGCTGCCGTGAGGCCCACGGGGGAGGCCGCGCCCGGCCCCGCGCCGCCCGCCCGGGAGGCGGCCTCTCTGCAGGCCTCGGCTGGCGGAGTCGGGGGGAAG GAGTGGGCTTTCATGAATGCCAGTGTGTTTGCCGGGACCACGATAGACCCCAGCGCCTTGGTGCAGAAGCTGGACGTGGACGCGAGGAGCATCGCCTCCGTCAGGAGAG GTGCCAAGGCCAAGGCTGTTTTGCCCAAGAAGGAGAAGCTGAAGCTGAGGCGCGAGAGGTGGCTGCAGA AGATCGAAGCCACGAGGCTGGCAGAGCAGAAGCGCACGGCGGCGCGGAGGCGCAGGGCCACGGTGGTGGTGGGGGACCTGCAGCCCCTGAGGGACGCCCTGCCCGAGCTGCTGGAGCTGCAGACGGCTGGCCAGCG GTCCTCTCAGCTGACAGCAGGGACGTACGTGTGTGTCCTGACCCAGGTGTGTTCCTGTGAAATTCGGGGAACAGTCTGCAAGTCCATCCTCACTTCTCATGCCGACCGCAAGTctggggtccccaagaccactcTTAGGTTTGATGATTCTCACAGAAGGCCATTACACTCAGTTACAGTTTATTACGGAGAAggaatacagattaaaatcagccagGGGGGGAGACCGTGGGGAGGGCCCGGGAGTGTCCCAGTCTTCCCTCCCTGTGGGGGCGGCACAGAGGTCTTGCCCAGGACGTGCGGGGACGCCCACCAGTCTCCAGCCCTGGGGGGTGTGGGCGAGCAGGCCGGCAGGCTTTGCCTGTGGTCCCTTCACTCCATTCCTGTGGCCTTCTGGCCAAGTGACGCCTGGCTGGGAGCCCCCAGCCCCATTCACAAGGTTGGGGTCCCCATGTCATCAGCCCTCAGTTTTTCAGCTCCTAGAGCAGGCCCAGCCCTGGGATGTTTGCTGCACGGGGTGTTTGGCCTCTTCTGTGCCTTCACAAGGGCAGGGTTTCCTGGAGCTGGGAGAAGGCGGTGCCCTTCAGGGCAGCTCACGCCAGGGGTGCCTGTTAAAAGCAGTAGGTTGCACGAATGGCCCAGCTGA
- the SLX9 gene encoding ribosome biogenesis protein SLX9 homolog isoform X4, translating to MGKVRGLRSRVHKAAVRPTGEAAPGPAPPAREAASLQASAGGVGGKEWAFMNASVFAGTTIDPSALVQKLDVDARSIASVRRGAKAKAVLPKKEKLKLRRERWLQKIEATRLAEQKRTAARRRRATVVVGDLQPLRDALPELLELQTAGQRSSQLTAGTYVCVLTQVCSCEIRGTVCKSILTSHADRKSGVPKTTLRAAIRSRAAQLSRMSAAQRFQLLEEERTRFRELLASPAYRASPLQAIGRQLAQQMRLEGGGQC from the exons ATGGGGAAAGTGAGGGGGCTGCGGTCCCGGGTGCACAAGGCTGCCGTGAGGCCCACGGGGGAGGCCGCGCCCGGCCCCGCGCCGCCCGCCCGGGAGGCGGCCTCTCTGCAGGCCTCGGCTGGCGGAGTCGGGGGGAAG GAGTGGGCTTTCATGAATGCCAGTGTGTTTGCCGGGACCACGATAGACCCCAGCGCCTTGGTGCAGAAGCTGGACGTGGACGCGAGGAGCATCGCCTCCGTCAGGAGAG GTGCCAAGGCCAAGGCTGTTTTGCCCAAGAAGGAGAAGCTGAAGCTGAGGCGCGAGAGGTGGCTGCAGA AGATCGAAGCCACGAGGCTGGCAGAGCAGAAGCGCACGGCGGCGCGGAGGCGCAGGGCCACGGTGGTGGTGGGGGACCTGCAGCCCCTGAGGGACGCCCTGCCCGAGCTGCTGGAGCTGCAGACGGCTGGCCAGCG GTCCTCTCAGCTGACAGCAGGGACGTACGTGTGTGTCCTGACCCAGGTGTGTTCCTGTGAAATTCGGGGAACAGTCTGCAAGTCCATCCTCACTTCTCATGCCGACCGCAAGTctggggtccccaagaccactcTTAG GGCGGCCATCAGGTCCCGGGCAGCCCAGCTGAGCCGGATGAGCGCGGCGCAGAGGTTCCAGCTCCT CGAGGAGGAAAGGACGCGGTTTCGGGAGCTACTGGCCAGCCCGGCCTACAGAGCCAGCCCCCTGCAGGCCATCGGGCGGCAGCTGGCCCAGCAGATGCGGCTGGAGGGTGGCGGGCAGTGCTGA
- the SLX9 gene encoding ribosome biogenesis protein SLX9 homolog isoform X2 has translation MGKVRGLRSRVHKAAVRPTGEAAPGPAPPAREAASLQASAGGVGGKEWAFMNASVFAGTTIDPSALVQKLDVDARSIASVRRGAKAKAVLPKKEKLKLRRERWLQKIEATRLAEQKRTAARRRRATVVVGDLQPLRDALPELLELQTAGQRSSQLTAGTYVCVLTQLGKQASRWSSSPEVPPRAARAGVLFQPRHLCGHVGSGQCALSCSWSWQEGLCPLSTRLGRAARARPDAGGHQVPGSPAEPDERGAEVPAPRGGKDAVSGATGQPGLQSQPPAGHRAAAGPADAAGGWRAVLTRRGRA, from the exons ATGGGGAAAGTGAGGGGGCTGCGGTCCCGGGTGCACAAGGCTGCCGTGAGGCCCACGGGGGAGGCCGCGCCCGGCCCCGCGCCGCCCGCCCGGGAGGCGGCCTCTCTGCAGGCCTCGGCTGGCGGAGTCGGGGGGAAG GAGTGGGCTTTCATGAATGCCAGTGTGTTTGCCGGGACCACGATAGACCCCAGCGCCTTGGTGCAGAAGCTGGACGTGGACGCGAGGAGCATCGCCTCCGTCAGGAGAG GTGCCAAGGCCAAGGCTGTTTTGCCCAAGAAGGAGAAGCTGAAGCTGAGGCGCGAGAGGTGGCTGCAGA AGATCGAAGCCACGAGGCTGGCAGAGCAGAAGCGCACGGCGGCGCGGAGGCGCAGGGCCACGGTGGTGGTGGGGGACCTGCAGCCCCTGAGGGACGCCCTGCCCGAGCTGCTGGAGCTGCAGACGGCTGGCCAGCG GTCCTCTCAGCTGACAGCAGGGACGTACGTGTGTGTCCTGACCCAG TTGGGGAAACAGGCTTCGAGATGGAGCAGCTCCCCTGAGGTTcctcccagggcagccagggctggggtccTCTTCCAGCCCAGGCACCTCTGCGGACATGTGGGCAGCGGGCAGTGTGCTCTGAGCTGCAGTTGGTCCTGGCAGGAAGGTCTCTGCCCATTGTCTACCCGACTCGGCCGTGCAGCCAGAGCCAGGCCTGACGCC GGCGGCCATCAGGTCCCGGGCAGCCCAGCTGAGCCGGATGAGCGCGGCGCAGAGGTTCCAGCTCCT CGAGGAGGAAAGGACGCGGTTTCGGGAGCTACTGGCCAGCCCGGCCTACAGAGCCAGCCCCCTGCAGGCCATCGGGCGGCAGCTGGCCCAGCAGATGCGGCTGGAGGGTGGCGGGCAGTGCTGACGCGGCGCGGGCGCGCCTGA
- the SLX9 gene encoding ribosome biogenesis protein SLX9 homolog isoform X5, translating into MGKVRGLRSRVHKAAVRPTGEAAPGPAPPAREAASLQASAGGVGGKEWAFMNASVFAGTTIDPSALVQKLDVDARSIASVRRGAKAKAVLPKKEKLKLRRERWLQKIEATRLAEQKRTAARRRRATVVVGDLQPLRDALPELLELQTAGQRSSQLTAGTYVCVLTQVCSCEIRGTVCKSILTSHADRKSGVPKTTLSWGNRLRDGAAPLRFLPGQPGLGSSSSPGTSADMWAAGSVL; encoded by the exons ATGGGGAAAGTGAGGGGGCTGCGGTCCCGGGTGCACAAGGCTGCCGTGAGGCCCACGGGGGAGGCCGCGCCCGGCCCCGCGCCGCCCGCCCGGGAGGCGGCCTCTCTGCAGGCCTCGGCTGGCGGAGTCGGGGGGAAG GAGTGGGCTTTCATGAATGCCAGTGTGTTTGCCGGGACCACGATAGACCCCAGCGCCTTGGTGCAGAAGCTGGACGTGGACGCGAGGAGCATCGCCTCCGTCAGGAGAG GTGCCAAGGCCAAGGCTGTTTTGCCCAAGAAGGAGAAGCTGAAGCTGAGGCGCGAGAGGTGGCTGCAGA AGATCGAAGCCACGAGGCTGGCAGAGCAGAAGCGCACGGCGGCGCGGAGGCGCAGGGCCACGGTGGTGGTGGGGGACCTGCAGCCCCTGAGGGACGCCCTGCCCGAGCTGCTGGAGCTGCAGACGGCTGGCCAGCG GTCCTCTCAGCTGACAGCAGGGACGTACGTGTGTGTCCTGACCCAGGTGTGTTCCTGTGAAATTCGGGGAACAGTCTGCAAGTCCATCCTCACTTCTCATGCCGACCGCAAGTctggggtccccaagaccactcTTAG TTGGGGAAACAGGCTTCGAGATGGAGCAGCTCCCCTGAGGTTcctcccagggcagccagggctggggtccTCTTCCAGCCCAGGCACCTCTGCGGACATGTGGGCAGCGGGCAGTGTGCTCTGA
- the SLX9 gene encoding ribosome biogenesis protein SLX9 homolog isoform X6 produces MGKVRGLRSRVHKAAVRPTGEAAPGPAPPAREAASLQASAGGVGGKEWAFMNASVFAGTTIDPSALVQKLDVDARSIASVRRGAKAKAVLPKKEKLKLRRERWLQKIEATRLAEQKRTAARRRRATVVVGDLQPLRDALPELLELQTAGQRSSQLTAGTYVCVLTQQGGHQVPGSPAEPDERGAEVPAPRGGKDAVSGATGQPGLQSQPPAGHRAAAGPADAAGGWRAVLTRRGRA; encoded by the exons ATGGGGAAAGTGAGGGGGCTGCGGTCCCGGGTGCACAAGGCTGCCGTGAGGCCCACGGGGGAGGCCGCGCCCGGCCCCGCGCCGCCCGCCCGGGAGGCGGCCTCTCTGCAGGCCTCGGCTGGCGGAGTCGGGGGGAAG GAGTGGGCTTTCATGAATGCCAGTGTGTTTGCCGGGACCACGATAGACCCCAGCGCCTTGGTGCAGAAGCTGGACGTGGACGCGAGGAGCATCGCCTCCGTCAGGAGAG GTGCCAAGGCCAAGGCTGTTTTGCCCAAGAAGGAGAAGCTGAAGCTGAGGCGCGAGAGGTGGCTGCAGA AGATCGAAGCCACGAGGCTGGCAGAGCAGAAGCGCACGGCGGCGCGGAGGCGCAGGGCCACGGTGGTGGTGGGGGACCTGCAGCCCCTGAGGGACGCCCTGCCCGAGCTGCTGGAGCTGCAGACGGCTGGCCAGCG GTCCTCTCAGCTGACAGCAGGGACGTACGTGTGTGTCCTGACCCAG CAGGGCGGCCATCAGGTCCCGGGCAGCCCAGCTGAGCCGGATGAGCGCGGCGCAGAGGTTCCAGCTCCT CGAGGAGGAAAGGACGCGGTTTCGGGAGCTACTGGCCAGCCCGGCCTACAGAGCCAGCCCCCTGCAGGCCATCGGGCGGCAGCTGGCCCAGCAGATGCGGCTGGAGGGTGGCGGGCAGTGCTGACGCGGCGCGGGCGCGCCTGA
- the SLX9 gene encoding ribosome biogenesis protein SLX9 homolog isoform X8, whose translation MGKVRGLRSRVHKAAVRPTGEAAPGPAPPAREAASLQASAGGVGGKEWAFMNASVFAGTTIDPSALVQKLDVDARSIASVRRGAKAKAVLPKKEKLKLRRERWLQKIEATRLAEQKRTAARRRRATVVVGDLQPLRDALPELLELQTAGQRRAAIRSRAAQLSRMSAAQRFQLLEEERTRFRELLASPAYRASPLQAIGRQLAQQMRLEGGGQC comes from the exons ATGGGGAAAGTGAGGGGGCTGCGGTCCCGGGTGCACAAGGCTGCCGTGAGGCCCACGGGGGAGGCCGCGCCCGGCCCCGCGCCGCCCGCCCGGGAGGCGGCCTCTCTGCAGGCCTCGGCTGGCGGAGTCGGGGGGAAG GAGTGGGCTTTCATGAATGCCAGTGTGTTTGCCGGGACCACGATAGACCCCAGCGCCTTGGTGCAGAAGCTGGACGTGGACGCGAGGAGCATCGCCTCCGTCAGGAGAG GTGCCAAGGCCAAGGCTGTTTTGCCCAAGAAGGAGAAGCTGAAGCTGAGGCGCGAGAGGTGGCTGCAGA AGATCGAAGCCACGAGGCTGGCAGAGCAGAAGCGCACGGCGGCGCGGAGGCGCAGGGCCACGGTGGTGGTGGGGGACCTGCAGCCCCTGAGGGACGCCCTGCCCGAGCTGCTGGAGCTGCAGACGGCTGGCCAGCG CAGGGCGGCCATCAGGTCCCGGGCAGCCCAGCTGAGCCGGATGAGCGCGGCGCAGAGGTTCCAGCTCCT CGAGGAGGAAAGGACGCGGTTTCGGGAGCTACTGGCCAGCCCGGCCTACAGAGCCAGCCCCCTGCAGGCCATCGGGCGGCAGCTGGCCCAGCAGATGCGGCTGGAGGGTGGCGGGCAGTGCTGA
- the SLX9 gene encoding ribosome biogenesis protein SLX9 homolog isoform X9, translating into MGKVRGLRSRVHKAAVRPTGEAAPGPAPPAREAASLQASAGGVGGKEWAFMNASVFAGTTIDPSALVQKLDVDARSIASVRRGAKAKAVLPKKEKLKLRRERWLQKIEATRLAEQKRTAARRRRATVVVGDLQPLRDALPELLELQTAGQRAAIRSRAAQLSRMSAAQRFQLLEEERTRFRELLASPAYRASPLQAIGRQLAQQMRLEGGGQC; encoded by the exons ATGGGGAAAGTGAGGGGGCTGCGGTCCCGGGTGCACAAGGCTGCCGTGAGGCCCACGGGGGAGGCCGCGCCCGGCCCCGCGCCGCCCGCCCGGGAGGCGGCCTCTCTGCAGGCCTCGGCTGGCGGAGTCGGGGGGAAG GAGTGGGCTTTCATGAATGCCAGTGTGTTTGCCGGGACCACGATAGACCCCAGCGCCTTGGTGCAGAAGCTGGACGTGGACGCGAGGAGCATCGCCTCCGTCAGGAGAG GTGCCAAGGCCAAGGCTGTTTTGCCCAAGAAGGAGAAGCTGAAGCTGAGGCGCGAGAGGTGGCTGCAGA AGATCGAAGCCACGAGGCTGGCAGAGCAGAAGCGCACGGCGGCGCGGAGGCGCAGGGCCACGGTGGTGGTGGGGGACCTGCAGCCCCTGAGGGACGCCCTGCCCGAGCTGCTGGAGCTGCAGACGGCTGGCCAGCG GGCGGCCATCAGGTCCCGGGCAGCCCAGCTGAGCCGGATGAGCGCGGCGCAGAGGTTCCAGCTCCT CGAGGAGGAAAGGACGCGGTTTCGGGAGCTACTGGCCAGCCCGGCCTACAGAGCCAGCCCCCTGCAGGCCATCGGGCGGCAGCTGGCCCAGCAGATGCGGCTGGAGGGTGGCGGGCAGTGCTGA
- the SLX9 gene encoding ribosome biogenesis protein SLX9 homolog isoform X7, with protein sequence MGKVRGLRSRVHKAAVRPTGEAAPGPAPPAREAASLQASAGGVGGKEWAFMNASVFAGTTIDPSALVQKLDVDARSIASVRRGAKAKAVLPKKEKLKLRRERWLQKIEATRLAEQKRTAARRRRATVVVGDLQPLRDALPELLELQTAGQRSSQLTAGTYVCVLTQGGHQVPGSPAEPDERGAEVPAPRGGKDAVSGATGQPGLQSQPPAGHRAAAGPADAAGGWRAVLTRRGRA encoded by the exons ATGGGGAAAGTGAGGGGGCTGCGGTCCCGGGTGCACAAGGCTGCCGTGAGGCCCACGGGGGAGGCCGCGCCCGGCCCCGCGCCGCCCGCCCGGGAGGCGGCCTCTCTGCAGGCCTCGGCTGGCGGAGTCGGGGGGAAG GAGTGGGCTTTCATGAATGCCAGTGTGTTTGCCGGGACCACGATAGACCCCAGCGCCTTGGTGCAGAAGCTGGACGTGGACGCGAGGAGCATCGCCTCCGTCAGGAGAG GTGCCAAGGCCAAGGCTGTTTTGCCCAAGAAGGAGAAGCTGAAGCTGAGGCGCGAGAGGTGGCTGCAGA AGATCGAAGCCACGAGGCTGGCAGAGCAGAAGCGCACGGCGGCGCGGAGGCGCAGGGCCACGGTGGTGGTGGGGGACCTGCAGCCCCTGAGGGACGCCCTGCCCGAGCTGCTGGAGCTGCAGACGGCTGGCCAGCG GTCCTCTCAGCTGACAGCAGGGACGTACGTGTGTGTCCTGACCCAG GGCGGCCATCAGGTCCCGGGCAGCCCAGCTGAGCCGGATGAGCGCGGCGCAGAGGTTCCAGCTCCT CGAGGAGGAAAGGACGCGGTTTCGGGAGCTACTGGCCAGCCCGGCCTACAGAGCCAGCCCCCTGCAGGCCATCGGGCGGCAGCTGGCCCAGCAGATGCGGCTGGAGGGTGGCGGGCAGTGCTGACGCGGCGCGGGCGCGCCTGA